In Methanofollis sp. UBA420, one DNA window encodes the following:
- a CDS encoding DUF123 domain-containing protein: protein MKGVYCLVLRTRACEIEVGRLGAVRFRAGYHIYVGSALGPGGLEARVGRHVRRAATWEGRPHWHIDRLLLSPDIALRGAVLGATEEDMECRIAAAIGGEAVPGFGCTDCSCPSHLFFRPEDPFAEIAEAFRRAGLVPQIRKSNMGEVHLSV from the coding sequence ATGAAGGGCGTCTACTGCCTTGTCCTCCGGACGAGGGCCTGCGAGATAGAGGTCGGCCGTCTCGGGGCCGTCCGCTTCAGGGCCGGGTATCACATCTATGTCGGTTCGGCCCTCGGCCCCGGCGGACTCGAGGCGCGGGTCGGCCGGCATGTCAGGCGTGCGGCGACGTGGGAGGGGCGGCCGCACTGGCACATCGACCGCCTCCTCCTCTCTCCCGACATCGCTCTCAGGGGTGCGGTCCTCGGGGCGACGGAGGAGGATATGGAGTGCCGGATCGCCGCCGCGATCGGCGGGGAGGCCGTGCCGGGTTTCGGATGCACGGACTGCTCCTGTCCCTCGCACCTCTTTTTCCGGCCTGAAGATCCTTTTGCAGAGATCGCGGAGGCGTTCAGGAGGGCGGGCCTCGTCCCGCAGATCAGAAAGAGCAATATGGGTGAAGTCCATCTCAGTGTATGA
- a CDS encoding MBL fold metallo-hydrolase, which yields MPVTWLPGEGFFANSYLFGDILIDAGVYPMAVAPHADRVRTIVITHTHYDHIAHLKEIAAMTGAEVCVHALDVPGLTDDTRSLAPMFCEQPPMVVPDRILADGDRVGGLLVIHTPGHTPGGISLYSEEERALFCGDTVFPGGSFGRCDFPGGDGRALAASVERLSNLDVEGLYPGHGEPLKSGGSRHVRASALALKGMR from the coding sequence ATGCCAGTCACGTGGTTGCCGGGAGAGGGGTTCTTCGCGAACAGTTACCTCTTCGGCGATATCCTCATCGACGCCGGGGTCTACCCGATGGCCGTCGCCCCCCATGCGGACAGGGTCAGGACGATCGTCATCACCCACACGCACTACGACCATATCGCCCACCTGAAGGAGATCGCGGCGATGACCGGGGCCGAGGTCTGCGTCCATGCCCTCGACGTCCCCGGCCTCACCGATGATACCCGGAGTCTTGCGCCGATGTTCTGCGAGCAACCCCCGATGGTCGTCCCCGACCGCATCCTCGCGGACGGGGACAGGGTCGGCGGCCTTCTTGTCATCCACACGCCCGGCCACACGCCCGGCGGGATCTCCCTGTACAGCGAGGAGGAGCGTGCTCTCTTCTGCGGCGACACCGTCTTCCCGGGCGGGTCATTCGGGCGGTGCGACTTTCCGGGCGGGGACGGCCGCGCCCTCGCCGCCTCGGTAGAGCGCCTCTCCAACCTCGACGTCGAGGGCCTGTACCCCGGCCACGGCGAACCGTTGAAGAGCGGCGGCAGCAGGCATGTCAGGGCGTCGGCCCTCGCCCTGAAGGGCATGCGGTGA
- the thiC gene encoding phosphomethylpyrimidine synthase ThiC, translated as MCVMQTLIKESLKGVPPEIEAIARDEGLSPRQAARAVTRGRITVAANPRRPHRLVAIGEGCRIKVNVNVGTSMQRCDPDLEIRKAEAALANGADALMDLSTGGDLPAMRKRILALDAPVGTVPIYEAVRRAGSAADVTSDILFNVIRDHCKQGVDFLTLHCGVNQDALAALKADPRIMGVVSRGGAFHVAMMAATGEENPLYKEYGYLLDILEENDVVISLGDGMRPGCLYDAERLAKATEYVTLARLAKQALSRGVQRFIEGPGHMPIDQIGYNVQMMKELTDGAPLYLLGPLVTDIGTGYDHVVGAIGGAVAAMHGLDFLCMVSPAEHLALPDLDDIVEGTRVAKIAAHVGDIVRLGEGAHAKADLKMAQARRRLNWDDQFKAAMYGDHARKMHERDGDLDTCSMCGDLCAIKMVRDLLDETPKE; from the coding sequence ATGTGTGTTATGCAAACCCTGATCAAGGAGTCCCTCAAAGGCGTCCCGCCCGAGATCGAGGCGATCGCGAGGGACGAGGGGCTTTCACCACGGCAGGCCGCCCGTGCTGTGACGAGGGGACGGATCACCGTCGCAGCCAACCCCCGTCGCCCGCACCGCCTCGTCGCCATCGGGGAAGGGTGCCGGATCAAGGTGAATGTCAATGTGGGCACCTCGATGCAGAGGTGCGACCCTGACCTTGAGATCAGGAAGGCCGAGGCGGCACTCGCAAACGGCGCCGACGCCCTCATGGACCTCTCGACCGGCGGCGACCTTCCGGCGATGAGAAAGCGGATCCTCGCCCTCGACGCTCCTGTCGGCACGGTCCCGATCTACGAGGCGGTCAGGCGTGCCGGATCGGCCGCGGACGTCACCTCGGACATCCTCTTCAATGTCATCAGGGACCACTGCAAGCAGGGCGTGGACTTCCTCACCCTCCACTGCGGGGTGAACCAGGACGCCCTTGCCGCCCTGAAGGCCGACCCCAGGATCATGGGCGTGGTCTCGCGGGGCGGCGCCTTCCATGTTGCAATGATGGCGGCCACCGGCGAGGAAAACCCTCTCTATAAGGAATACGGCTACCTCCTTGATATCCTGGAGGAGAACGACGTCGTCATCTCCCTGGGCGACGGCATGCGGCCAGGCTGCCTGTACGATGCGGAGAGGCTTGCGAAGGCGACGGAGTACGTCACCCTCGCCCGCCTCGCAAAGCAGGCACTTTCCCGCGGGGTCCAGCGCTTCATCGAGGGACCGGGCCACATGCCCATCGACCAGATCGGCTACAACGTGCAGATGATGAAGGAACTCACCGACGGGGCGCCCCTGTACCTCCTCGGCCCCCTGGTGACCGACATCGGCACGGGCTACGACCACGTTGTCGGGGCGATCGGCGGGGCGGTGGCGGCGATGCACGGCCTCGACTTCCTCTGCATGGTCTCGCCCGCGGAGCACCTCGCCCTCCCTGACCTCGACGACATCGTCGAGGGGACGCGGGTCGCAAAGATCGCTGCGCATGTCGGCGACATCGTGCGCCTCGGCGAGGGTGCCCATGCCAAGGCCGACCTGAAGATGGCCCAGGCTCGCAGGCGCCTCAACTGGGACGACCAGTTCAAGGCGGCGATGTACGGCGACCACGCCCGGAAGATGCACGAGAGGGACGGCGACCTCGACACCTGTTCGATGTGCGGCGACCTCTGCGCGATCAAGATGGTGCGAGATCTGCTCGACGAGACCCCGAAGGAATAG
- a CDS encoding YunC family protein → MDSIPLTIGGKKAEGFVIPLGPANLVFVKMEKGLVGCGAVDVQALEKFGYAAAKVRPASGPSIRTVDDILAGTIAAANGPARALGIAEGMSGREALERL, encoded by the coding sequence ATGGACAGCATACCTCTCACCATCGGTGGGAAGAAGGCCGAGGGCTTTGTGATCCCCCTCGGCCCGGCAAACCTCGTCTTCGTGAAGATGGAGAAGGGCCTCGTGGGTTGTGGCGCCGTCGACGTGCAGGCCCTGGAGAAGTTCGGCTACGCGGCGGCGAAGGTGCGGCCGGCATCGGGGCCGTCGATCCGGACTGTCGACGACATCCTTGCCGGGACGATCGCCGCGGCAAACGGTCCGGCCCGGGCCCTCGGGATCGCGGAGGGCATGAGCGGGCGGGAGGCCCTGGAGCGCCTTTGA
- a CDS encoding ABC transporter substrate binding protein — protein sequence MFISWFLNVSPVTGTESPSPNLPRTLICTLLILLVLITPGAAGDVDDTRTVMLLLSYNQGFTWTDDVVAGVVSVLPPDARTDLRIEYMDTKHAAGEAYYDDFAAIYREKYRDSPPDVIIASEEDAYQFLREYKDTLFPETPVVVTGLNWRPDRPAPESPDFTGVMEDYEIPRTIDLALSLHPETETLVIVNDNISTAGKENALLLREIIPAYEDQVNVTVLEDLPFTDVEAALQILPPESVVLLLTYNTDATGRGYTYDEVAARVRAATDVPIYGVWDFYLGKGIVGGYMTRGFMQGATAAEMASTILDGKPVEDIPPVVARPESAMFDYNELQRFGIPDSALPAGSTVINRPPGTVEVERETVWTAAAAGLLLILLLVTLTAMNRRLRTTEERLRKSEERLSAALEATNDGLWDWHIPTGTTYFSPGWYRMLGYEPDAFVPSFSAWERLIHPEEREKAVAALLAASRGENEIFKAEFRLKTKDGGWKWILGRGRVVEWKDGTPFRMTGLNTDVTARRMADDELALHRRHLADLVAARTADLDRAVGQLKAEIEERKTVEANLATEKERLAVTLRSIADGVIATGTDGRIVLMNRAAEVLTGWPQEEAEGKDLAAVLRVLDPEIRQAIAGPVHGTGGDAVLLRKDGEERLISSSTAPIRDPEQRVTGSVIVVRDVTTERRAEEELVRAQKLESVGLLAGGIAHDFNNFLMAILANIQFAEDGLAADDERCTYLKDAEAALFRARDLTAQLLTFARGGAPVREARHLTAMITETTAFTLRGSAVRPVFEIEDGLWPVDVDIGQISQVIGNLVLNATQAMPDGGTVTIRAKNTEITAARPSLGPGRYVRIEVADTGEGIDPAHLGKIFDPYFTTKVHGRGLGLPSSLSIVRRHEGTIDVSSTPGEGTTFTVYLPASESAPREERKETPRARENGGPRRRVLIMDDEEGIREVMALMLGKKGFAVETAADGAAAVERYEEARTRGEPFDAVVLDLTVPGGMGGKETVERLLAIDPAVKAIASSGYSDDPVMASYSEYGFAAALPKPFRVDDLVAALDSLFSNRE from the coding sequence ATGTTTATTTCATGGTTCCTCAATGTATCTCCCGTGACCGGCACGGAGAGCCCCTCCCCCAACCTGCCGCGGACGCTGATCTGCACCCTCCTCATTCTTCTGGTCCTGATCACGCCGGGTGCCGCCGGTGATGTCGACGATACCCGGACTGTGATGCTCCTCCTCTCCTACAACCAGGGATTTACCTGGACTGACGACGTCGTCGCCGGTGTCGTCTCTGTCCTCCCGCCCGATGCCCGGACAGATCTGCGTATCGAGTACATGGACACGAAGCACGCCGCCGGCGAGGCGTACTATGATGACTTCGCTGCCATCTACCGGGAAAAATATCGGGACAGCCCTCCTGACGTCATCATCGCCTCTGAGGAGGATGCCTACCAGTTCCTCAGGGAGTACAAAGACACCCTCTTCCCGGAGACGCCTGTCGTCGTTACCGGCCTGAACTGGCGGCCCGACCGTCCGGCCCCCGAGAGCCCTGACTTCACCGGCGTGATGGAGGACTACGAGATCCCGCGGACGATCGACCTCGCCCTCTCTCTCCACCCCGAGACGGAGACCCTCGTCATCGTCAACGACAACATCTCGACCGCAGGGAAGGAGAACGCACTTCTTCTCCGGGAGATCATCCCCGCCTACGAGGACCAGGTGAACGTGACCGTCCTCGAAGACCTCCCCTTCACCGACGTTGAGGCGGCCCTACAGATCCTTCCCCCGGAAAGCGTCGTCCTTCTGCTCACCTACAACACCGACGCCACCGGTCGTGGCTACACCTATGACGAGGTCGCGGCGAGGGTGCGGGCGGCGACAGACGTCCCCATCTACGGCGTCTGGGACTTCTATCTCGGGAAAGGGATCGTCGGCGGCTACATGACCCGGGGCTTTATGCAGGGAGCGACGGCCGCGGAGATGGCGTCGACTATCCTTGACGGGAAACCGGTCGAAGATATCCCGCCAGTGGTGGCGCGGCCGGAGTCGGCAATGTTCGACTATAATGAACTCCAGAGGTTCGGCATCCCCGACTCGGCCCTGCCGGCAGGGAGCACGGTGATCAACCGCCCGCCCGGCACGGTCGAGGTGGAGAGAGAGACCGTCTGGACCGCCGCCGCCGCCGGTCTCCTCCTCATCCTTCTCCTCGTCACTCTCACGGCTATGAACCGCCGGTTGAGGACGACGGAGGAGCGGTTGCGAAAGAGTGAAGAGCGCCTTTCCGCAGCTCTTGAGGCGACAAACGACGGCCTGTGGGACTGGCACATCCCAACCGGCACCACCTATTTCAGTCCGGGGTGGTACCGCATGCTCGGGTACGAGCCCGACGCGTTCGTGCCGTCCTTCTCCGCATGGGAGAGGCTTATCCATCCCGAAGAGCGGGAAAAGGCGGTCGCCGCGCTTCTCGCCGCCAGCCGAGGTGAGAATGAGATCTTCAAGGCCGAGTTCAGGCTGAAGACAAAAGACGGCGGGTGGAAATGGATCCTCGGCCGCGGCCGGGTCGTCGAATGGAAGGACGGCACGCCCTTCAGGATGACCGGCCTGAACACCGACGTCACCGCCCGCAGGATGGCCGACGACGAACTCGCCCTCCACAGACGGCACCTTGCCGACCTCGTGGCGGCGCGGACTGCTGACCTGGACCGCGCCGTCGGGCAACTGAAGGCGGAGATCGAGGAACGCAAGACTGTCGAGGCAAACCTTGCCACCGAGAAGGAACGGCTTGCCGTCACCCTGCGCTCGATCGCCGACGGCGTCATCGCCACCGGCACCGACGGCAGGATCGTCCTGATGAACCGCGCCGCGGAGGTCCTCACTGGCTGGCCGCAGGAAGAGGCCGAAGGGAAGGACCTCGCCGCGGTCTTGCGGGTGCTCGATCCGGAGATCAGGCAGGCGATTGCCGGCCCGGTTCATGGCACCGGGGGCGACGCTGTTCTCCTCAGAAAGGACGGGGAGGAAAGACTCATCTCGAGCTCGACCGCCCCGATCCGTGACCCTGAGCAGCGGGTCACCGGCTCCGTGATCGTCGTCCGCGATGTCACTACCGAGAGGCGTGCCGAGGAGGAGCTGGTCCGGGCCCAGAAACTCGAGTCTGTCGGTCTCCTTGCCGGCGGGATCGCTCATGACTTCAACAACTTTCTGATGGCGATCCTGGCGAACATCCAGTTCGCCGAAGACGGCCTCGCCGCGGATGACGAACGGTGCACATACCTCAAAGACGCGGAGGCTGCCCTCTTCAGGGCGCGTGACCTGACGGCGCAACTCCTCACCTTCGCCCGCGGCGGTGCGCCCGTGCGCGAGGCCCGTCACCTCACCGCGATGATCACGGAGACCACGGCCTTCACCCTGCGGGGATCGGCGGTGCGGCCTGTCTTCGAGATAGAAGACGGTCTCTGGCCAGTGGACGTGGATATCGGGCAGATCTCCCAGGTGATCGGGAACCTCGTCCTGAATGCCACGCAGGCGATGCCGGATGGGGGCACGGTTACGATTCGGGCGAAAAACACGGAGATAACCGCCGCCCGCCCCTCTCTCGGCCCCGGCAGATATGTCAGGATCGAGGTGGCCGACACCGGGGAGGGGATCGACCCTGCACACCTGGGAAAGATCTTCGACCCCTATTTCACGACGAAGGTACATGGTCGGGGCCTCGGCCTCCCGAGTTCTCTCTCTATCGTCCGCAGGCACGAGGGCACCATCGACGTCTCTTCGACGCCCGGCGAGGGGACGACATTCACGGTCTACCTCCCGGCGAGCGAGAGTGCGCCGCGCGAGGAGAGAAAGGAGACGCCCCGGGCGCGTGAAAACGGCGGGCCCCGGAGGAGGGTGCTGATCATGGATGACGAGGAGGGGATCAGGGAGGTGATGGCCTTGATGCTCGGGAAAAAGGGCTTTGCCGTCGAGACCGCGGCCGACGGCGCCGCGGCGGTCGAGCGCTACGAAGAGGCGCGGACACGGGGGGAACCCTTCGACGCCGTCGTTCTGGACCTGACCGTTCCCGGCGGCATGGGAGGGAAGGAGACAGTCGAGCGCCTGCTCGCTATCGATCCTGCCGTAAAGGCGATCGCGTCGAGCGGGTACTCGGACGACCCGGTGATGGCGTCGTACTCAGAATACGGTTTTGCCGCGGCACTCCCGAAACCCTTCAGGGTGGACGACCTCGTCGCCGCTCTGGATAGCCTCTTCAGCAACCGCGAGTGA